One window from the genome of Pieris napi chromosome 3, ilPieNapi1.2, whole genome shotgun sequence encodes:
- the LOC125063562 gene encoding lachesin-like isoform X1, which translates to MNIPYNLSIVKIGNMLLSLLVLDWLLASTTDATTHEPGFSGPIENVTAPLGREAVLACAVHNLSTYKVAWLRVDTQTILTIHTHVISRSRRVGVTHSDHRTWFLHIRELRETDRGWYMCQINTDPMKSQLGYLDIVVPPDIVDRGTSTDQTVREGASISLTCAATGSPQPQINWRREHSKTIPLANGSQVTSLEGPVLNISRVSRQNAGPYLCIASNGVPPSVSKRIMLTVEFPPVITIRNQLVGAALGTDLVLECETEAYPKPVSYWSREDGEIVPIGGSLEPQRIAGTYRSILRLPLRRIKTSDYGAYKCVSKNSLGDTEGTIKLYPMPPPALENKNVIQRLNIMMDKASESTPFGTQDFRLQDYNRAISRDQFTFVFLISILVIDTMS; encoded by the exons ACGAGCCTGGTTTCAGCGGGCCGATAGAGAACGTGACCGCGCCATTGGGTCGCGAGGCAGTGCTCGCGTGCGCCGTGCATAACCTCTCCACGTACAAG GTAGCATGGCTTCGTGTGGACACCCAAACGATCCTGACAATTCACACCCACGTGATATCACGAAGTAGGCGAGTGGGTGTGACCCACAGTGACCATAGAACCTGGTTCCTACACATCCGGGAACTTAGAGAGACCGACAGGGGATGGTACATGTGTCAAATTAATACAGACCCCATGAAAAGTCAACTTGGATATTTGGATATTGTCG TACCACCTGATATAGTGGATCGCGGGACGAGCACAGACCAAACAGTTCGAGAAGGAGCTTCGATAAGTCTGACATGCGCGGCAACTGGTTCCCCTCAACCACAGATAAACTGGCGGAGAGAACATTCCAAAACTATCCCTTTGGCTAATGGCTCACAAG TGACGTCGTTGGAGGGCCCCGTATTAAATATTAGTCGTGTGAGCAGGCAGAACGCGGGGCCATATTTATGCATAGCCTCGAACGGTGTACCGCCGTCTGTAAGCAAAAGAATAATGCTCACCGTTGAAT TTCCACCGGTGATAACAATACGGAACCAGTTAGTTGGCGCAGCGCTTGGCACTGATTTAGTACTGGAGTGCGAAACGGAAGCCTATCCCAAACCCGTCAGCTACTGGAGTCGTGAAGACGGTGAAATTGTTCCTATTG GTGGCAGCTTAGAGCCGCAGAGGATAGCGGGCACCTACCGCTCTATACTGAGATTACCTCTCAGAAGAATCAAGACTAGTGACTACGGGGCCTATAAATGCGTCTCCAAAAATTCACTTGGAGATACCGAAGGAAccataaaattatatc CAATGCCTCCACCCGCtttggaaaataaaaatg TTATACAAAGGTTAAACATCATGATGGACAAGGCATCGGAAAGTACTCCATTTGGTACTCAAG ATTTCAGATTACAAGACTACAACCGAGCCATCTCGAGGGATCAGTTTACGTTCGTCTTTTTGATCTCAATACTCGTCATAGATACAATGTCTTAG
- the LOC125063562 gene encoding lachesin-like isoform X2 — MFNRCDEPGFSGPIENVTAPLGREAVLACAVHNLSTYKVAWLRVDTQTILTIHTHVISRSRRVGVTHSDHRTWFLHIRELRETDRGWYMCQINTDPMKSQLGYLDIVVPPDIVDRGTSTDQTVREGASISLTCAATGSPQPQINWRREHSKTIPLANGSQVTSLEGPVLNISRVSRQNAGPYLCIASNGVPPSVSKRIMLTVEFPPVITIRNQLVGAALGTDLVLECETEAYPKPVSYWSREDGEIVPIGGSLEPQRIAGTYRSILRLPLRRIKTSDYGAYKCVSKNSLGDTEGTIKLYPMPPPALENKNVIQRLNIMMDKASESTPFGTQDFRLQDYNRAISRDQFTFVFLISILVIDTMS; from the exons ACGAGCCTGGTTTCAGCGGGCCGATAGAGAACGTGACCGCGCCATTGGGTCGCGAGGCAGTGCTCGCGTGCGCCGTGCATAACCTCTCCACGTACAAG GTAGCATGGCTTCGTGTGGACACCCAAACGATCCTGACAATTCACACCCACGTGATATCACGAAGTAGGCGAGTGGGTGTGACCCACAGTGACCATAGAACCTGGTTCCTACACATCCGGGAACTTAGAGAGACCGACAGGGGATGGTACATGTGTCAAATTAATACAGACCCCATGAAAAGTCAACTTGGATATTTGGATATTGTCG TACCACCTGATATAGTGGATCGCGGGACGAGCACAGACCAAACAGTTCGAGAAGGAGCTTCGATAAGTCTGACATGCGCGGCAACTGGTTCCCCTCAACCACAGATAAACTGGCGGAGAGAACATTCCAAAACTATCCCTTTGGCTAATGGCTCACAAG TGACGTCGTTGGAGGGCCCCGTATTAAATATTAGTCGTGTGAGCAGGCAGAACGCGGGGCCATATTTATGCATAGCCTCGAACGGTGTACCGCCGTCTGTAAGCAAAAGAATAATGCTCACCGTTGAAT TTCCACCGGTGATAACAATACGGAACCAGTTAGTTGGCGCAGCGCTTGGCACTGATTTAGTACTGGAGTGCGAAACGGAAGCCTATCCCAAACCCGTCAGCTACTGGAGTCGTGAAGACGGTGAAATTGTTCCTATTG GTGGCAGCTTAGAGCCGCAGAGGATAGCGGGCACCTACCGCTCTATACTGAGATTACCTCTCAGAAGAATCAAGACTAGTGACTACGGGGCCTATAAATGCGTCTCCAAAAATTCACTTGGAGATACCGAAGGAAccataaaattatatc CAATGCCTCCACCCGCtttggaaaataaaaatg TTATACAAAGGTTAAACATCATGATGGACAAGGCATCGGAAAGTACTCCATTTGGTACTCAAG ATTTCAGATTACAAGACTACAACCGAGCCATCTCGAGGGATCAGTTTACGTTCGTCTTTTTGATCTCAATACTCGTCATAGATACAATGTCTTAG